A stretch of bacterium DNA encodes these proteins:
- a CDS encoding FmdB family zinc ribbon protein, whose amino-acid sequence MPIYEYRCTKCGHQFEVTHAVAEAVERCERCGAPVRRVFSPVGIIFKGAGFHVNDYRKTPAPAEGDGKSASPSKQSSPSKESPTPSATAPAAGSGSAASTTSAGTKSS is encoded by the coding sequence ATGCCGATCTACGAGTACCGGTGCACGAAGTGCGGCCACCAATTCGAAGTGACGCACGCGGTCGCCGAGGCGGTGGAGCGCTGCGAGCGATGCGGCGCGCCGGTGCGCCGGGTGTTTTCACCCGTGGGAATCATCTTTAAGGGCGCCGGGTTCCACGTGAACGATTACCGCAAGACTCCGGCGCCGGCAGAAGGCGACGGGAAGTCGGCGTCCCCGTCCAAGCAGTCGTCCCCGTCCAAAGAGTCGCCCACACCATCGGCGACGGCCCCGGCGGCCGGGAGCGGCAGCGCGGCGTCCACAACCAGTGCCGGGACGAAGTCGTCCTAG